The Octopus sinensis unplaced genomic scaffold, ASM634580v1 Contig00490, whole genome shotgun sequence nucleotide sequence ATACTTAGACAAACTGTAAGATGAATATGAAGGAATATAAAGGATACCCTGAACTAATGCATAGACaaaagaatagacaaagaaaCAGTTATTGAGAGGGAGTAATAAagtcagacagagaaagagaaaaactgagAGACCAATAAAATGATAAGTGAATCTATGGAAATCTTTGAACTTGTTCTAATGTTATGTTTCTAATATGACAGGTCTGTCAAGAATTGAAGGAtgaaatcaaccccgaaagactCCACATAAAACACATCCATATTTCTAATAATAGCAGTTGGTCTGATATTTCCAACATGTACAATACATTCACCAATTGTTCCAGTATCACCAACacgaaatggaaaatttgtatttttgatgATTTCCAGAACATTCAAGAAAGCTTCCTTCCAGGTTTCCAGGAGCTTTGCGACAATGACTTTTCACTGCACAGAAATCTAAAAATCATTCTCATTTTAAGTGGTGGAAAACCATTTCAGTTTGATAGAATCAGATTTGCAGAGTGTAAAGTGAGTCCATTGTCCATTAAAGATGCCCAGCTTCTTTTCGGTCGCTGTTCAGACATTGAGACGGATGATGAGAACAAAGAACAAATACACAACATCATCAGATATGCCTGTGGCCTGCCAGGACTTCTTATTTACTTTGCAGAAAAATTCTCCCAGTTTCGTCATAATTTCTCTTTTAATGATATCTACAAAATGATTTGTGATGAAACCAAGCTCAATGACTGGCTGGACGAATGTACAATTAACAGACGTAATATCAAACAAGAAATGGACAAGTActtttctcaactctctcacgaaCAGCAAGAAGCTCTCAAAGTGCTTTCATATTTTCCTGGAAGATTTGGTATTGAGGAAGCTGTTGAAATGACTGGTTCTTCTAGTCAACCAGCTTCCAAGATGCATGTTTTGATGCCACTTGTGGAGCAAGGTTTGATCAGTTCAGATTTAGAATTACAGTATTTCCAAGTACAAGAATTAATACGTGCAATTACTAAACAACAGATTGACAATGTACACAGCAATGATTTGGTAAAgctcaaatatacaaacattattgGGAAAAGTCTGATGAAGGCTCAAGATATTTATGATAAAGGCCTCATATATGAAGCACTCGGAATAATGAACAACAACTGGGAAAATATTTCGTTTCTGATGAAGAAAGGGATTGATGCACCCTCAGATGGTAGGACATATGGAGTTTATTATGAGGTAAGATATTTTGTCCTTAACAACGTGTCTTGTATCTTGTGTTGTAAGTCAGTCTTTCATATGTCGCATTTTCGTTTAACCTGAGTTACATCTTCCCACATCTTTACCATTGGTTCTCAATTGAGGGCCATATGGCCCATGGAGGTCCATATAAGAGTTTGCATGCACATCCAAAACTTGCCATTCACCAGTTCCCCGTTCGCCTGTCATATGCAGTGACTATCAGTAAATCACAACAGAAGACTTTTAATAAAATGGGGCTATTCTTACCTGAACCTGTATTCAGCCATGGCCAGGTATATGCTGTCaggtataaggtggcgagctggcagaaacgtcagcacgccggacgaaatgcttagccatatttcgtctgccgttacgttcttggttcaaattccgccgaggtcgactttgcctttcatcctttcggggtcgataaatcaagtaccagttacgcactggggtcaatgtaatcgacttaatccgtttgtctgtccttgtttgtcccctctgtgtttagccccttgtgggtagtaaaagaaataggtcagGTATATGCTGCATTCTCAAGGGCTTGCAAATGATCTGATGTGAAACTTAAAGTTATCAACACTGACAAAGAAGGGAAaagtagtagaaagaattattattattattattatttttttttattattattattattattattatttccctggGGCAGAaaagatttgaaatcattaatatttttcataaaaacgttgatttcaaattttgctacaaggccagcaatttgtgggAAGAGGAAaattgatttgaactcagaacacgaaggcagacaaaatgccaccaagcattctgtttagtgtgctaatggttctgccagctcaccacattattTCTACAGACAAAATATTAACACATGTTACTGTCTTTGTCTTTTAGATAACATTAAAAGCCTCAGATATACTGATGCTATGTCACCCTAGAGATTCAAGACAGTTTTTCCAAGCATGTCTACAAAACTCCCTGTTATTTGGTAATGAAGAAGAACAAGCTCTTATGAATATAGCATATGGTGTATCATTGACAGATTTACCAGGTATGATATGACGATGGTGTGTAGATTTTGTCATCCCACTGATGTAGATAATATGCTTAACAGGAATGTTGAGCATTTAGCaccattttttgtatattttgctaAATACTGAAGAGGTGTTTACGAGATTATATAATGTTTCTAAAAGCAATTACGTAATACTAGCAGTAATTTACCAAAATACGTGTATGTTTCATAAAGCATGATTTCTATACTTTATTAACattctatacatatatccatacatgcatgctcccatccctatatatgtatgtacataaacatttggaaggcagctccttgagcaacctTCTTTGTCCGATAACCTTGAACACATGACCAAAGAAGTCATAATTTTAAAACATACTTAGGTCAGACACAAATGTGAATCATATTAATTCTGCAGGAGCTGGTATGAATTTTTTCAGAGGGATCTGAGGGGGTGACCAGGGAAATTTTTCTGAAACTGGATGATTTGATATGGAataacccatatacatatatattcatatatatatatacatatgcatgcatgcatgcatccatccatccatacatacatacatatatatatatatatatatatatatatatatatatatatgtgtgtgtgtgtgtggtgtgtgtgtgtgtgtgtgtgtgtgtgtgtggtgtgtgtgtgtgtgcgtatatatatatatatatatatatatatatatttactagcagaattgcccggcgatgctcggggctgaattgcttgaaagtactgttaatgattgcactgaattatgatgattattcaggcaaatatcgatataagtttacggtgggagataaggacttaacgatcaaacgtgtgccattgcattgttttgggggaaccaaatttctataggggcaccaactttaagtttgagaatgtgtggtggtagtccggtgggctcaaaggaattgagtacctctattggatagttgatgacgtcctctgggtcaggagttgtatcgatagacttatatacatagacatccccaggaatgagttttagcatttcatcattaatatggtgaacagttttattcctcggggccagaatagccctttggccaatccaatccatattctgataattagcttgtagatctgggaacactgcatctctgagatcagaaggcgttttaacaatggtacaaatggaatcgatggcaatattaccattttcatcccctggtattttgccttcgccaagtgcaaggagggtgtgagaaaatgctgctgatgtgatattatgtcgcatataaacacgcatattggtgtgaaattTGAGaatcttcaccagtggccacaatgtggatgacttaagacacgcacttactgcatcagttctagtccctttgggaataacgggaagtgtttgtcggaagtcccctgaaagaagaagtgttatgcctcccatgggagctgaagagtgtttgatgtctctgagcgatctatctagtgcctcaagagcacctctgtgggccatcgtgcattcatcccaaacgataagcttgcatcgtccaattttaaaacaataaccaaagccccttctccaaaagggggagggttacggtttacaattatttaacaaatgcaacacaacaacgtttccctgacgaggaaccaacaaacgtgattacaatagtcaaacagtaataataataacaacaaacctttttaatgtatccccatttatgtgaaaccacttattcaagttcaagtcattgatgcaattttatacgaattgctaatacacacacacataataagggtgaaaaattgaatattaagttgattaatatgaattgaaaaccagtggtgtagcatataagaccatagcggatcttcttgtagcaaaaaggatgaccagtattaattgctcatcccttttatataaatactttcactttaattgttgcacacttgcaaagagaaaggaggagaaagtgtagtggtaatggtaggagtgaagcacttgaaatgaaagagggaaatcgtaaaatattaagttttctcgaattttttcttaattgggtgtgaaattgaaaaaaactttacatgccatgacccaatggatTCTACTTTGaaaaatgataggtaaattccaattgaataaattctatattgcagaattgtataaaaaaacgaacggtttgggaggcagagaaaatctgccttttatcataagagatacacacacacataataagggtgaaaaattgaatattaatttgattaatatgaattgaaaaccagtggtgtagcatataagaccatagcggatcttctagcaaaaaggatgaccagtattaattgctcatcccttttatataaatacattcactttaattgttgcacacttgcaaagagaaaggtggagaaagtgtagtggtaatggtaggagtgaagcacttgaactgaaagagggaaatcgtaaaatattgagttttctcgaattttttcttaattgggggtgaaattgaaaaaactttacatgccatgacccaatggatTCTACTTAGAAAAAttataggtaaattccaattgaagaatttCTGTATTGTAGAATTGTGTAAAAAACGAacggtttgggaggcagagaaaatctgcattttatcataagagatgcaTTGAGTACTGTTCTCACTTATGGGCAGGTGCTCCTGCAGATTGTTTCACTCTGTTGGGCTGCATTCGATGCTGTATTCATATTCTATTGGTCCTGATCTATCTTCTAAATTGGATTCACTCTCTCATCGTCATCATGTGGGTCTTCCTTGTcccttttctataagtatttccatAGACATTGTTCAGCTGAGCTCTCCTCTCTGGTTCCTCCTCCAAGAACTTATCACCGATCAACCAGACTTGTATCCATCAGTATCCCGTG carries:
- the LOC115226912 gene encoding uncharacterized protein LOC115226912; this translates as MATPYRLPPNYMRHQGNSGRHFVGRHYEREELKILIKDEDTQIIQVYGLPYVGKTSLVKTVCQELKDEINPERLHIKHIHISNNSSWSDISNMYNTFTNCSSITNTKWKICIFDDFQNIQESFLPGFQELCDNDFSLHRNLKIILILSGGKPFQFDRIRFAECKVSPLSIKDAQLLFGRCSDIETDDENKEQIHNIIRYACGLPGLLIYFAEKFSQFRHNFSFNDIYKMICDETKLNDWLDECTINRRNIKQEMDKYFSQLSHEQQEALKVLSYFPGRFGIEEAVEMTGSSSQPASKMHVLMPLVEQGLISSDLELQYFQVQELIRAITKQQIDNVHSNDLVKLKYTNIIGKSLMKAQDIYDKGLIYEALGIMNNNWENISFLMKKGIDAPSDGRTYGVYYEITLKASDILMLCHPRDSRQFFQACLQNSLLFGNEEEQALMNIAYGVSLTDLP